From the genome of bacterium:
TCCCGAACGACAGAGCCCGTCGCGCCGACCAGACTTCGCGCTCGTCCGATGCAAAGGCGAGGCGCTCGATCGCCCAGTAGAAGAAGAGGCTGAAAGTCGCATCGGTCATCACGCGCGGCGCCCAGCGCAGGCTGATCGGCGCCACAGTGTAGAAGATGCCCGCGTACAACGCCGCTCGCGTCCCGAACGCACGTTGCGTCAGTCGATAGATCGGCCAGACGGCCAGGGCGCTGGCGACGGCGCTGACCAGTCGGCCGGCCCACAGGTAGCCGATGATGAAGTGCAGCGGGTAAACCAGGGTCGTGTAAAGCGGCGGCCAGATGCCGACCGGCTCCTGGAATTGTTGCACTTGCAGGATGCCGTCAGTGTACTCCCCAGCGTTCAGGGGAGTCAGGATCAGTCGAACAAGGAGATTCACACCGATCAGCACCCAGAGGTCACGCCGAGGATAGGCGAGCTCGCGGGCGATGACTTGCGGTGGTTGGATCTTCATGGGGTTTCTCAGTGTCGGGCGGTACGTTTCAGGTCTGAATAAGAAACGGGAAAGCTAGGGCTGGACGCCAGAAGATTCGTCAAGTGCTGGCACATCCTGACCCTCGGGAAGAATCCGGGCGAGCAGCCAGATATCGCAGCGTCCTTCCTTCAGCATTGCCGCGTAGCCGGCCCAGACTGTGTGCGACGGCATGTAGACGCTATCTGCCAGCGGGGCCGGAAGGGCCGCAGGCGTGGTCGTTAAGATCCTAGTCGGATTGTCGGCCGCGCGTCGCTGCACTCGGAAGTCGGACTGGACCGTCGGCAGTTCATCTGGTCGATAGGCGACCGTGAAGTAAACGCCGTCGGCGCTCGATCGGTAGAACTCCTGGTAGAACTCGAAGGGCGACTGAGAGCTGCCGTAGAGTTGCACGACGATTCCAACAGCGAACAAGACCTTCACTGCGGCGCTTCGCAGCATCGGCATCGGTTCGCGGAACAGGTAGACGGCACCCAGCACCAACGGCGCATGCAGTTGGAACACGTGCCGCGGTCCCCAATCCCAACCGCCGCTCCAGTTCTGCCACTTCACCATCGCCAGCGCGAAGGGGAGGAAGCTGCCGAGGACAATCCAGCCACTCCAGCGCTTCTGTGCGGGAGTCAGAATCCATCCCCAGATCGCAAGAATGAGCACCGGGCTGAAAAAGAAGATGCTCTTCCCCGGCGTCATCAGGAATCCGTGCAAACCGACGAAGACTGGCGTCGAGAACTTCACAGACTCTGCCTGGTCGCTGTATCCGCCCGTAACTCCCCCGGCATCGCCAAACCGCCAATTATTGAATGCGAGAAGCAGCGCATAAGAACCGACGACCAACGCACCGGAGAGCAGATAATCGCGCCATGGAAACTGGCCGGCAGAAAGCCCATAAGCCGATTCGCGACGGCGTTTCCACTCTCCTGCCAGAACGAGCGTCACACCAATTCCAAATGCAATCGCGGGCGAATCCATCCGCGTCCAAATCGCCGCTGCCAGTGCAAGTCCCAACACGGTCATCTGGCGGAGGCGATTGTGAGCAGAGCTCTCATTCAGAGGCGTCACGTACCAGCGAAGTAGCTGATCCAACGCGATCATCGCGAACAGTCCAGCAAGCGGTTCGGTGAAGTATGATCGCGAGTGCGGCCATGCCATGGTGCCGAACGCCCAGAGCATTGCAGCCCACATTCCGGCGCGGTGTTTTCCGTCGGAGAGAAATGAGCCCAGGCGCATGATCACAAGCGCCGTCAGAGCCATCACAAGAGGATTAAAGAGCGCAACAACGACAGCCCGACGCCAGGCTCGGCCGACGTTTGGATCCTGCATTCGGTACTGCGTGGGAAGCGTTGCGTAGAATGATTCCGCGAAGATCGACTGCGTGGCGCGTCCCAGCCAAACGAGGGGGACGCTCAGCACCGATTGCAGGGGAAGATACTGCGCATAGAATTTCCCATCGGGGCCGGGAACGGTGGCGAATGTGCGGCTACGCGGAACGACAAGTTGCCCGAGTTCCTCGCTGTACTCGATCGGCATGATCGAAAGCTCGCCTCGCAGGGCAATCGATTCGGCCGTGCGGAACATCAGTTCTCCGTCGGGCGAGAGCAGATGGCCGCCGGTCACAGCCATGTGCGCGACGAAAACCGCCAGCGCCACCCACAGATAAAGGAGGCGGCTGTGCAAGCCGCCTCGTGGCTGATTCTCAGAACGATCCAACGAATCCGGCACGGCAATCCTCAGGGCTGGGCCGGCGCGGATGCCGGAGCGATTGGAAGGTCTTCGTAGGGAACGGTCGTATCGTAGAAGCGCTGCTCACGCCCGACGAGGAAGTCGGAAAGGGCCTTCGTCGACTCCTTCAAATTCTCGAACGGCTCGGGATCCGTGATCAATCGACCGACAGTGCCTTCGCCGCGACGAATCTTCGTGATCACCGCGTCCAGGTTCTTCGTCGTCTCATTCAGGCTCTCGCTCAGTTCCGCAAAGTCTGTCTTTGTGTCGCCCATGAATGACACGGCGTTGTCGGTCAGGGTCGCGCTGCGCTGATCGACATTATTGACCGTGCGATTGATCGACTCGATGGTGACGTTCGCCTGCTCGGTCAACTGGGCGACCTGCTTCTTGATCGTCGCGACCGTTTCTTCCGCATCGGCAGTCATCGTGTCGATGCGACCACCCTCGGCAGCGAGTTCATTCGCGCGCACGGAGAACTTGCGCAAGTTGTTCGAAACGTCGCGGAAGTTCTCGATCGAAGCCGCCACGTTCTCCTCGTTGCGCTCCAGATAATCGTAGGCTTTGTCAACCGACTGGTTCAGGTTGTCGAGCGTCTCGCGAATCTGCGCAATCGTTGCATCGTCTGTGATGAAGTCCTTAAAGCTGGAAACGGTTGCCTGCAAGTCTGTAACGACGGCATCGGCTTTCACGAAGACGCGCTCCATGTCGAACGCCGCTTCTCCCGTGATGTAATTTCCATCGGTAAGTTGCCGGCCGCCCTGTGACGAGCCGGGGTCGATCTCGACGCGCTTGTCGCCAAGAAAGCCCTGCTGAACGAGACGGAACTTGCCGTTGTCGTACACAGTGACCTCATCCGGCAAACGAAGGGTCACGATCACATCGCCGGAACGCGGCGCGCGGCCGGTGTGCGCCGTCTCGCCTTTCTTCTGAACCTGCGTTGTGGGCTTTGCGAGCGGACGGTATTCAATGCCTGTGACGCGCCCTTGACGCACGCCCGCAACAAGGACGGGCGCGCCAACTTCCAGGCCGCTGACACTTTCGAACGTCACGTTCAGATTGTAGTTGTTTCCCGCCCAGAATCCGCCGATGACCGACGTGATTAATTGCAGTCCCACGAATGCGATCAGGACAAAGAGTCCAACGATCGTATCGGAAGTCAGCCGTCCACGTTTCTTGTTCATGGCAATTCCTTATTCGTGATCCTTTGACTTCAAGCGGCGAACCAGAAGCGAACGATCGACCATCGCGGTGGACAGTCTCTGGACGTCCTCCGACTCGGTCTGTGTGATCGGTCCGCGGGCTTCGCCGCAAATAAACTGCTGCACCACCGGATCAGACGTCCGCCGGATTTCTTCCGGCGTCCCGGTAAAGATGATTCGTCCTTCGTAAAGCATGCTGATCCGGTCTGCGATTTTGTATGCGCTCTTCATATCGTGCGTCACGACGATCGCCGTCATACCGTGGCGATGGTTCGTTCGAACGATCAATTCGTTGATAACCTCGCTGGTCACCGGATCGAGACCAGTGGTCGGTTCGTCGTACAGGATGATCTTGGGCTCGGCGGCCAGACCGCGAGCCAGACCGACGCGCTTGCGCATGCCGCCGCTCAACTCTGCCGGCAGCAGGTGTCCAGTGTCCGGCAGGTTGACCTCTTCCAGGAGCTCCTGGCACAGGCGATCGATCTCGGCCGTCGAACGCTTCTTCCTTTGATCGAGCGCAAAGCCCACATTCTGGCGCACGGTCAGCGAGTCGAACAGCGCGCCCATCTGGAAGACCATCGTGACGCGCTCGCGCACGTGATGGATCGATTCCTTGTCCCAGATGCTGATCTCGCGCCCGTCCACAATCACCCGGCCGTTGTCTGGCCCGATCAGCCCACAGATATGCTTGAGCAAGACCGACTTGCCCTCTCCCGACCGCCCGATAATGACATGTGTTTCCCCCTCTTCTACGTCGAGGTCCAACCCTCGGTAGATGAGCTTGGGGCCGAATGCCTTGTGCACATTGTCCAACTGGATCATGAGCGGCTCGCAGACAGCATCAATCGCGACCCCGCCGCGACGGGGTCATCGAATCCCAAACTCCCGACTCCCCCGCGGTGTGTCAACAGGACTGGCGGGCAGTTTGGCCGATGCTACTCTTTGAACTGCCAGACTTGCAGAAGTTGGAGAAGAAGGTCGACCTCGTCTGCGCCGCCTTGCTCGGCGAATGTCTGGAAACTGGCTCGGGCGCCGGAATCGGCCCGGTCGCTGATCGTGCGGAGGATCAGGATCGGCAGTCCGTTTTGCCCAGCCAGGGCGGCCAGTGCCGAGCCCTGCATGTCGACCGCCAACGCGTCAAACTTCTTCACGAGGGCATCGCGCTTCTTTGCCGACTTGATGAACTGGCTACCGCTGACGAGCGTCCCGCTGGTCACCTCCGCTCCGTCGAGGACCTCCGCGATCCCGTCCGCCATCCAGCCAAACTCGACGCGCGGGTCCGAGGGGATCGGCGACCAGACCTGGCCGTAGACCTCGATGGTGCCCTTATCGTGCTGAACGACGCGGGAAGCGTAGAAGGTGTCGCCAGGGGTAAGTTGCAGCCCACCGGCCATGCCGATGGAAACTAGGGCATCCGGTTCGAACGTGTCCACCAGCGCCTGGGCCGAGATCGCGTTGTTCACCATCCCCATCGGCGACACGACGACAGCGACCTCCAGGTCGCCAATGCGCCCGGCCGTCACCCCGCGTCCGGCGACAACCGAATCAGTCGGCGTCTCCATCGTCGAGACAATGCGCGTCTTCTGTTCAGCGAACGTACAGATAACGCCAACGCGCTGCTGGGCGAAGGCAAAGGGAGCCAGGAGAATGAGGAAAAGGAGGGCGACGAACGCCCTCCTTTGTCCGATTGATTGCGGCTCGACTTTGAGGTATCTCGCGAGTTGCCATTGCGTCAAATATCTCATATCATCTCACTCAAATCCAGATCGCGAATGCAGCAAAGAGAGAAAGCGACTGCGCTCCGGCAAGGTCCTACTTGGTTTCGGCACTCGTCGATTCTAAGGCCGCGATGGAATCCAAGAGCTCACCGTACGTCCACGTGCGCGCGATCTTAACACGCAGTCTCTCTGTTGATTCATTGCTAGTCTTCAGGAACGAGGCAAGATCCTTTGCGTCCAGCTTCCCACTCCTAAGCATCTCAGCCGTCGACCTATGCTCTTCCTGTTGCTCTTCCAAGAGTTGCGGGAGCTCCTCTTCCGAGACATCGTTAAGATCCGCAACCATGTCCTCCCATGAGGTGCGAACCTCGGAGAGACCCTGGGTGGAGTTCGGACACAATTCCCGATAGTACTTGAGAACTTCTGAGACGAGGGAACTATAATCTCCCGATCGGATGACCTTAGGACGTTCCGCCGCCTTTGGCATGTATTGGGTGATGCCTTGCTCCAGGTAAAGCCGCAGCAAGTCACAACACTCCCCAGCATATTCGCTGACAATACGATCCAAGAAGACCGCTCGCAGGCTAGCCT
Proteins encoded in this window:
- a CDS encoding MCE family protein, which gives rise to MNKKRGRLTSDTIVGLFVLIAFVGLQLITSVIGGFWAGNNYNLNVTFESVSGLEVGAPVLVAGVRQGRVTGIEYRPLAKPTTQVQKKGETAHTGRAPRSGDVIVTLRLPDEVTVYDNGKFRLVQQGFLGDKRVEIDPGSSQGGRQLTDGNYITGEAAFDMERVFVKADAVVTDLQATVSSFKDFITDDATIAQIRETLDNLNQSVDKAYDYLERNEENVAASIENFRDVSNNLRKFSVRANELAAEGGRIDTMTADAEETVATIKKQVAQLTEQANVTIESINRTVNNVDQRSATLTDNAVSFMGDTKTDFAELSESLNETTKNLDAVITKIRRGEGTVGRLITDPEPFENLKESTKALSDFLVGREQRFYDTTVPYEDLPIAPASAPAQP
- a CDS encoding ATP-binding cassette domain-containing protein: MIQLDNVHKAFGPKLIYRGLDLDVEEGETHVIIGRSGEGKSVLLKHICGLIGPDNGRVIVDGREISIWDKESIHHVRERVTMVFQMGALFDSLTVRQNVGFALDQRKKRSTAEIDRLCQELLEEVNLPDTGHLLPAELSGGMRKRVGLARGLAAEPKIILYDEPTTGLDPVTSEVINELIVRTNHRHGMTAIVVTHDMKSAYKIADRISMLYEGRIIFTGTPEEIRRTSDPVVQQFICGEARGPITQTESEDVQRLSTAMVDRSLLVRRLKSKDHE
- the mtnN gene encoding 5'-methylthioadenosine/S-adenosylhomocysteine nucleosidase, encoding MRYLTQWQLARYLKVEPQSIGQRRAFVALLFLILLAPFAFAQQRVGVICTFAEQKTRIVSTMETPTDSVVAGRGVTAGRIGDLEVAVVVSPMGMVNNAISAQALVDTFEPDALVSIGMAGGLQLTPGDTFYASRVVQHDKGTIEVYGQVWSPIPSDPRVEFGWMADGIAEVLDGAEVTSGTLVSGSQFIKSAKKRDALVKKFDALAVDMQGSALAALAGQNGLPILILRTISDRADSGARASFQTFAEQGGADEVDLLLQLLQVWQFKE